The following nucleotide sequence is from Streptomyces leeuwenhoekii.
GCGATGCCGATCCCTATCGCGGCGCCCTCGAAGACGGCGCGGAAGCGGGCCTCGCTGGCGTGCAGCGCCTGGGCCACCACGCCCTGGGCGCGCAGCGCGGCCTGGGCGATGGCCTCCTGCTCGGCCAGTGTCCGCTCGCGCAGCGCCTGTGCGTAGCCGGCGGCCATGGCGTGCTGCAGCCGCGCCGAGCGCGCCCGCAGGTCCTCCTGGTCGCCGTTGCCGCCGCAGTAGAGCACCAGATAGGCGTCGACGCAGTCGAGGGTCCGGCTCAGCGCCTCGGGGTCGGTGCAGTGCGCGTCGACGAGCGCGGCGCCGACCGCCCGGCCCTGGTCGGCGTCGAAGCTCCGCGCCCGCAGCGCCTCGCTCAGCCGCCGGGCCAGCGGGAGCAGTTGCTCCTCGAACTCGGGCCGGGTCGACGACGTGGTGGTCACCGGGAAGACCGCCCGGCTCCAGATCGTCGCGAACCGGCGCAGCCTGTCCTCCGGCCCGTCCGGCGCCGCGATCACGCTGTACGCCCCACGCCCGCGAACCCGGAGAACGCGTACGGGTCCTCGTCCTCGGGCGCCGTCTCGGGCCGCCAGTGCGGCATCGGCACCAGCCCGGGTTCCACCATGTCGTACCCCTCGAAGAACCGCGCGATCTCTTCGCGCGAGCGCATGATCAGCGGGTTGCGAATGTCCTTGTATACGTCCACCGCGCCTGCCGCCCGCTCGGGCGGCAGCGGAATTCCCTCGTACGAGGCATGGGTGAGGACGAGCAGGCTGCCGGGCGCGAGCGCGTCGCGCAGTTCGGCCACCGCTCGGTACGGGTCGTCCGCGTCTTCCACGAAGTGAAGTATGGCAACGAGGAGCAGTGCCACCGGCCGATTCAGGTCGATCAGCCGCTCCACCTGGGGACTGGTGAGGATGTCCTGCGGCTCGAGGAGGTCCCCGGCCACGACGTCCGCGTCGTCGTTGCCCTCCAGGACGGTCTGGCTGTGCGCGACCGCCACCGGGTCGTGGTCGACGTACACCACGCGGGCGCCGGGGCGGACGGCCCGGACCACCTCGTGGACGCTGCCGAAGGCCGGGATGCCGGAGCCGATGTCCAGGAACTGGGTGACGCCCTCGTCCAGCGCGAAGCGCACCGCACGGCGCAGGAAGGCGCGGTTGGCCTGCATGATCTTGGGCAGCCCGGGCAGGAAGGCCATCGCCTTGCGGGCCGCCTCCCGGTCGACCTCGAAGTTGTGCGAACCGCCCAGGTAGAAATCGCAGATCCGGGACACGCTGGGCACCGTGATGTCGATGCTCCGCGGAGCCCAGACGGGACGCTCCATCGATCTCTCCAAGGCATAGGCGATCCGGTGTTCGAGCTGAGGCTACTGATCGCCCGACAACCGGGCGAGCAGAAACGGAAATTGACCATCCGTTACCGGTCATTGCCTGCGGCACATGCCAGCGCGCACCCCCATGCACCCGCTCTCCTCGGCCTGTTTTCCCGGGCCGCCACGGCGGCCGGGTTCCCGCCCGGAGCGAGCACGCACCAGTGCCGGGGGCGCTTCGATCGTCCGGGTCCATCTCGTACACGTGTCCTACCTCGGGCACAGGTGCCCGTACGCCGGTTAAACCATTGACCGCGAAATATCCCCCGTTCGGGGCAATGACCCGGCGCCGGAGCGTGGATCCGCTCGCCAGGCCGCATCATCTGACCTCGTGCATGGACCCCAAGCGAGCCTCTCCGCCCCCGCCGGACGCCTGTTGGCCCTGGTGACGCTCACGTTCGCGCTCGTCGGGGCACCGGCCGGCGCGGCGCGTGCCGACGCCTGCGCACACGCCCGCGTCTCGAACGCCCCGGGCGGCAGCGTGTCGGCGGCGGGCTCCGGTGGGGAGTCCTGGCCCACCTTCCCGCCGTGCCCCGCACCCACGACGACACCCGCCCCGCCTCCGACGCCACCGAAACCCTCACCACCGAAGCCCCCACCGCCGCCACCGTCCCCACCGCCGCCCTCACCCTCCCCACCGCCGGAACCGCCACCCTCACCCTCCCCACCGCCGGAACCGTCGGCTCCGCCGCCGCCGAGGGCGACACCGGAGCCCAAGCCTCCGCCTCCGCCGCGGCCGCGCCTGCCGCGGCCGCCCGGTCCGGCCCACTCCCCCGCCCCAGCCGCCCGCGGCCCCCGGCCCCGCACCGGCGCCCACGCCGTCGGCCACTCCCGCACCCCGCCCGTCCCTGACGCCGGTCCACTACCCGCGCCACCGCGCCCAGGCGCCCCGGCGGCCCGCGCGCAACGCCCCCTCGCCGCTGTACTTCGTCCTGCTCATCACGGTGCCCGCGGTGATCGCCGTCGCCGCACTGCGTCCGCGCTGACGCACCGACCCCTGGAGGAACCTCTTGGCGGAATGGCTTGTTCTCACCCTCGCGATGGCGGCCGCCTGTGCCGTGGTGGTCGTCATCACCTTCGTACGGCACCGCACGGCGTCGGACGACGACGACCCCAGCGAGACCCCGGACGTCATCGAGTACATGACCATGTGGATCGGTGTGGTGTACGCCATCGTCCTGGGCCTGGCGATCGCCGGTGTCTGGGAGGCGCGCAGCGCGGCCCAGGACCACGTCCAGGCGGAGGCCGTGGCGCTGCACGAGATCTCCGAGCGGGTCCGGGTCTATCCGCCCGAGGTCCGTGACCGTATCCGGGACGATGTCAACACCTATGTCGGACACGTCGTCACCACCGAGTGGAAGGTCATGTCCGACGAGGGCCGGATCACCGAGCGGGGCACCGCTCTCCTCGACCGCGTCCGCGCGGCCGTCACCGACTACGAGCCGCGGACCGACTTCGAAGCCCAGGCGTACCAGCCACTGGTCGATCAGGTGGCCGCGGCTGACCAGGCTCGCGCCGCACGCGCCGACTCCATCGGGGCGACCATGCCGGGCGTGGTGTGGTTCGGGCTGATCATCGGCGCCGTGGTCACGGTGGGCATGATCTTCGCCCTGCAGATCCGGCGAACGCCCCGGGAAATGGTCCTCGCCGGACTGTTCTCCGCCCTGATCGCCTTCCTCCTCTTCCTCATCTGGGACTTCGACGCGCCGTACAGCCGCGGCATCGCCGCGTCGACGGACCCGTTCCTGACCCTCTTCCCGCATCTCGACGGCTGACCCGGGCGCGACGGCCGGGCACATCCCGCCACACGGCCGTCCCCGGCCGCCGCGCCCGGGTCCTCCGAGCGGCTCCGCACGCCTGCCGGCGGGGTCAGATGCGCTTCTCGGCCCGGCGGCGCATCCAGAACAGACCGCCTCCGGCGACGGCAGCGACGACCAGCCCGCCCCCGATGGCGATGTCGGCCGGGGTCGCTCCGCTGGAGCTGCTGCCGCCGATGCCACCGCGGACACCGCCGATGACGGTGAAGGCCGCCGGTCGGGTCAGGGTCCTGCCGGAGCAGTTGACCGTGATGTCGTACGAGCCCGGGCGGGCGTCCCGCTTGATGGTGGCGACGCCCCTGGAGGTCTGGTTGGCACCCCTGACCGGAGTCAGATGGGTGGTCGAGAAGGCACGGGAGGTCATCGTGCCGCCGCGCGGGCAGCCGTCGACGGTGACGGTGAGCTGCCCGCCGCGGGCGATGACGCTGGGCAGGGCGACGATGTTGCTCGGCGTGTCCCACGCGGCTGCGGTGGGGGCGGCGAGCCCGAGGACGGCGACCGCGGCTCCGGCGGCCGCCAGGGCACGAGAGTTACGCATGTGTTCCTCCGCGGAAGACGCCCCGGGACCCGTCCCCGGTCGATCGGCGAGAAAGCGTCTCCCACCAAGACCCTGAGTCGCCCCGCCCGGGGCCGCATGTCGGGGCTGGTCCGTCCCGGTGAGCACACACGCCGGGGAAAACCTCTGGTGGGGATATCCCCGCAGGTCACGGACCGTCAGAAAGTGCCGGTGGGCAAGCGCTCGGATGGCGCAGGGAAGAGGGGCGCCACCCGTTCGCCGCCGCCCCGTCGCCGGCCGCGCGCGCCGCGCTTAGCGTTTTCCCATGCGCGACATGACACGGCGACGGCCGTGCCGAGAGGGGTGGCGAATGTCTGCGTTCGAGCTGGCCGAGGAGGAGGAGCGGCAGCGCAAGCGCGCCCCCTGGGGGGTCATAGCGCTCGTCCTGCTGACCGGCCTGGCGCTGATCCGCAACGGCTCCGGTGAGTTCGACACGGGCCCGCCGCAGCCGGCGTCCGCGGCGGCCTCCGACAGCGGTGCCCTCGGTGACGCCTTCACCGCCCCGGCCCCCCGGCCGCTGCCGTACTCCGCGCCCGACCGGGTCCGGATCCCCGCGATCCAGGTCGACGCGCCGATGATGCCGGTCGGTCTGGACGCGGACGGCTGGGTCGGCGCGCCGCCGCCGGAGGACCCGAACCTGGCCGGCTGGTTCACCGGCGCCGTCTCCCCCGGGGAGAAGGGCACCTCGGTCGT
It contains:
- a CDS encoding class F sortase, with protein sequence MSAFELAEEEERQRKRAPWGVIALVLLTGLALIRNGSGEFDTGPPQPASAAASDSGALGDAFTAPAPRPLPYSAPDRVRIPAIQVDAPMMPVGLDADGWVGAPPPEDPNLAGWFTGAVSPGEKGTSVVVGHVDNTQGPAVFYGLGALRKGNEVEIARQDGKTAVFEIYGLEVFEKDDFPGDRVYASKGAPELRVITCGGGFSEQNGYEGNVVAFARMTAVR
- a CDS encoding DUF4239 domain-containing protein, which translates into the protein MAEWLVLTLAMAAACAVVVVITFVRHRTASDDDDPSETPDVIEYMTMWIGVVYAIVLGLAIAGVWEARSAAQDHVQAEAVALHEISERVRVYPPEVRDRIRDDVNTYVGHVVTTEWKVMSDEGRITERGTALLDRVRAAVTDYEPRTDFEAQAYQPLVDQVAAADQARAARADSIGATMPGVVWFGLIIGAVVTVGMIFALQIRRTPREMVLAGLFSALIAFLLFLIWDFDAPYSRGIAASTDPFLTLFPHLDG
- a CDS encoding SAM-dependent methyltransferase yields the protein MERPVWAPRSIDITVPSVSRICDFYLGGSHNFEVDREAARKAMAFLPGLPKIMQANRAFLRRAVRFALDEGVTQFLDIGSGIPAFGSVHEVVRAVRPGARVVYVDHDPVAVAHSQTVLEGNDDADVVAGDLLEPQDILTSPQVERLIDLNRPVALLLVAILHFVEDADDPYRAVAELRDALAPGSLLVLTHASYEGIPLPPERAAGAVDVYKDIRNPLIMRSREEIARFFEGYDMVEPGLVPMPHWRPETAPEDEDPYAFSGFAGVGRTA